A single window of Phyllostomus discolor isolate MPI-MPIP mPhyDis1 chromosome 13, mPhyDis1.pri.v3, whole genome shotgun sequence DNA harbors:
- the GAL3ST1 gene encoding galactosylceramide sulfotransferase, whose product MPLPQRKRWESMAKGLVLGALFTSFLLLLYSYAVPPLHAGLPSATPEGVASCSPAPGEAETAATANGSSGGCQPRRDIVFMKTHKTASSTLLNILFRFGQKHGLKFAFPNGRNDFDYPAFFARSLVQDYRPGACFNIICNHMRFHYEEVRGLVPPNATFITVLRDPARLFESSFHYFGSVVPFTWKLSGRDKLAEFLQDPDRYYDPNGYNAHYLRNLLFFDLGYDSGLDPRSPQVQEHILEVERRFHLVLLQEYFDESLVLLKDLLCWELEDVLYFKLNARRASAVPRLSGELYRRATAWNVLDARLYRHFNASFWRKVEAFGRERMAREVAALRRANERMRRICIDGGHAVDAAAIQDSAMQPWQPLGAKSILGYNLKKSIGQRHAQLCRRMLTPEIQYLMDLGVNLWITKLWKLVRDFLQW is encoded by the exons ATGCCGCTGCCTCAGAGGAAACGCTGGGAGTCCATGGCCAAGGGGCTGGTGCTGGGAGCACTCTTCACCagcttcctgctgctgctctaCTCGTATGCGGTGCCCCCGCTGCACGCTGGCCTGCCCTCTGC GACCCCGGAAGGCGTAGcgtcctgctccccagccccgggTGAGGCAGAGACGGCCGCCACTGCTAACGGCTCGTCTGGAGGGTGCCAGCCACGGCGGGACATCGTGTTCATGAAGACGCACAAGACCGCCAGTAGCACGCTGCTCAACATCTTGTTCCGCTTCGGCCAGAAGCACGGGCTCAAGTTCGCCTTCCCCAATGGCCGCAACGACTTTGACTACCCGGCCTTCTTCGCCCGCAGCCTGGTGCAGGACTACCGGCCGGGGGCCTGCTTCAACATCATCTGCAACCACATGCGCTTTCACTACGAGGAGGTCCGGGGCCTAGTGCCGCCCAACGCCACCTTCATCACCGTGCTGCGCGACCCCGCCCGCCTCTTTGAGTCCTCCTTCCACTACTTCGGCTCGGTGGTGCCCTTCACCTGGAAGCTCTCAGGCCGGGACAAGCTGGCCGAGTTCCTGCAGGACCCTGACCGCTACTACGACCCCAACGGCTACAACGCCCACTACCTCCGCAACCTGCTCTTCTTCGACCTGGGCTACGACAGCGGCCTGGACCCCCGCAGCCCGCAGGTGCAGGAGCACATCCTGGAGGTGGAGCGCCGCTTCCACCTGGTGCTCCTGCAGGAGTACTTCGACGAGTCCCTGGTGCTACTCAAGGACCTGctgtgctgggagctggaggACGTGCTCTACTTCAAGCTCAACGCCCGCCGCGCCTCAGCCGTGCCCCGCCTGTCAGGGGAGCTGTACCGGCGTGCCACGGCCTGGAATGTGCTGGATGCCCGCCTCTACCGGCACTTCAACGCCAGCTTCTGGCGAAAGGTGGAAGCGTTCGGGCGGGAGCGCATGGCCCGCGAGGTGGCCGCCCTGCGGCGCGCCAACGAGCGCATGCGGCGCATCTGCATCGACGGGGGCCACGCGGTGGACGCTGCCGCCATCCAGGACTCGGCCATGCAGCCCTGGCAGCCGCTGGGCGCCAAGTCCATCCTGGGCTACAACCTCAAGAAGAGCATTGGGCAGCGACACGCACAGCTCTGTCGCCGCATGCTCACGCCCGAGATCCAGTACCTGATGGACCTCGGCGTCAACCTCTGGATCACCAAGCTCTGGAAGCTCGTTCGAGACTTTCTGCAGTGGTAA